The Halichoerus grypus chromosome 14, mHalGry1.hap1.1, whole genome shotgun sequence genomic interval ATAACTCTCAATCATCCGCTTTTAAAAGTATTGTGCAATTTCTAAGTaacgatttttaaaaatcaggctgACACTGCCAGCTGCCGCTGGTTGGGGTTTTCCGAGTCACCTACAGAAGAACGGCTGCTCCGCAGAGAGCCCGTCTGGGAAACTGGCCTGTATATCCTGTGCCCCAAAGCGTCCGTTTCCTCAAAGATGTAGCCAGGGGGCTCAGCATAGGAAGCCAGGCACCTGCCCATGTCCTTGGGGGTATAACTGATGCTGTATGTGGTCTGGCCCTCCACAGGCATATTTCCTTGGGGGCCGGCCCAGGGAGGCTTACAGCTTTTGGTATTGATGGGTGGGTGGGGCACATAGTGGGCCCGAGTCGTGGTCAGACAATCCAAGGGCTCGGTGGGAATGTTCAGCTGGGGAACAGGCTTGACTAGTTCCGGCCGCATGCCAGGCCACTGTTTATAGTCGTCCTTGGTGGTAGTGGAGCCTTCAAAGCGGCTGCCACCCTTCTTGACTGAGAGCACCGGTCGGCAGGACTGAGCTGGGGCACCCTTAGGGTATGTGTAATGGGCCTGCACTGTTGTCAGAAGGTCCATCTTTTCTTCAGGAGGGACATAGGTGACAGGAATTTTGGAGAACATCTGGGGCGTTGGCCAAGCTTGGTACTTATCTCGAAACTCAGTGGTGTTAGAGAAAGGTGTGTCTAAACCACAGGGCCTGGCTGCCGGTTTCAAGCTCTTGGCTGGCTCTCCCATCAGGCCCCGGTAGGATTCTTTGTGGGTGGTAAGACTTTCAAAGGGGATTTCACAGGGTCTGAACTTCTCTGCTTCATACACAAAGCGCTTCTCCATAGGGTGGGCCACGTAGCTCATCTTGTAGTTAGTCAGGTCCTCCAGGGGTATGTTACAGAGCTTGGGCATGGCCAGAGGCTTACAGCTCATGGTGTTCACTTGGCCCTTTACAGAATAGTCATCCTGGTGTGTAGTTCTACTATCAAACCTGGTTGATGCTGGCCGGTAGTGGTGTTCTGGACGAAGGAGCTCTCGTCTTGGTTGGTTCCAGGGTAAGTAATCAGCTGAAGATAAAACAATAGTGGTAATTACTTTAAATCAAGTCCACTTAACCTACATGTATTCTAAGGGGCCCCAAAACCTTAAACCAGTCTCCAATGAGATCATCCTTGAGACAAAGGAAGAATAGAGTAGATCTCTTCCACTACCTCAACCAAGGGCTTAATATTTCAACTTTATGGTATTTGCAAGTTATTATGCAGAACAGATAAATTTACAGGAGTCTCATCATAACCCACAATGCTACATGCAGGGATTTTAGAGGGTCCACAGCTGTGGGAGGATCTAGGAATTTGATTCCAGCTGAGGAGTGCAACCACTGGTGTACCTTGATCCAAGAACAGTTCTGTTCCTCTATGGGGAAGGGGCCCTCTCTGAATCAGCACAGAGTGGGAAGATGAGCATGGTGAGACAGGCAAGTCACAACCCACTGCTGGTGGGCCACCAGCCAGACCAAGCAGATCTCCCTTCTCATCCATGGGGTGACCATGATTACATCCCTATAACCCACACATTTAATCCACATAAATCAAATATGCTGCCCCAAGAGAATAAAGGCATTGTATTGgttggagagagaacagcagctGCCGCATGCATAGAGTTTATCATGTGATAGGCAATATTCTAAATACTTtctatattaacttattttatcttCAGACAGGCCTAATCAGGTGGGTGCTTTCgatatgcccattttatagatgcagaaagagaggcacagagaacttagggaacttgcccaaggtcgctTGGCTAGAAGTGAAAAAGCATGGCTGCAAATCCAGGTCCAGAATCCATGCACTGGACCTACTCCACTACCTGGTTCTGACAATCAAGGAACACTGACTATGTACCAGCTAACTGTGCTCAGGGATTTCCATACATGACCTTGTTTCATCTTACAATAATCCTTTGTATGGTgtaattatctctattttaccaATTTCCAAGATCAGGTCTCAGAGAGCCTAAGAAACTTTTCTAAAAGTCATATGGCTAGGGAATTAAGAGTTGGAATTTAAACCATACAGTTGACTCCAAACTCATGCTCTTCCCACAGCCTCTACTACAGCTAGGAGCACAATATATCTAGAGAGAATGAAGGTTTAAGGAAAGACTAATGAAATATAATCAGAGAATATttgcagaagaagaagaatttcagAATGCTTGAAGAATGAAAATAGGCCAACCATATCTAGGGGATATCTGTCTCAAGAGGAACCTTTGCTGTGGGACTGGCATGGCCACAATAATACAAGGCCTGCACCCAAAGGAAATCTGCCCTAAAGATGGCCTCCATGCATCCTGAGGAGCAAGTTTTGTCCTCAAATTGCACTATAGGATGCTTTTAAAGTAACTTCCCCACACAAATCCTAGGGGCAGCTTTGAAACTAAAAATCTAGGTGAGAGgagcatctaggtggctcagttggtttaacaactgcctgtggctcaggtcatgatcctggagtcccgggatcgagtcccgcatcgggctctctgctcagcagggagtctgcttctccttctgactctcctgcttctcatgcgctctctctctctctcattctctctcaaataaataaatatataaataaaatctttaaaaaaaaaaatctaggtgagAAAAATAGGATAGCAAACCATACCATTCAAACACCTTGATAATGGTTCCATTCTTTTCATAATACTGGGCTCACACCCAAGTCCTACATTGCCCCCACTGTGTCCATCAATTACCAGATCTAAAGTAACCAATATGAAATCCTAGTGAACCCTCTGAATCCACAGGGAATTCTCCTGCTTACAGCTTTACAAAGCATTAAGAACAAAAGCAGCTTCTCAGGAGCCTTGGTTATATACAGCCAATACAAGGGGAGTCCACAggcacactttttaaaaacacttttactgaaatataatctGTATAACACAAAATGCACCatcttacatttttaattatgcaATAACTTTTACAGAGCtgggcaaccatcaccaaaaTCCAGTTATAGAACATTTCTGCCCCAAAAATATTGATCAAGCCCATCTGCAATTTATCTTTACTCCCATTACCAGACAACCATTCTATCTGCTCTTGGTCTCTATAGAtgtgccttttctggacattttatataaatagaattacacAACATATAGTGTTCTGCATTTGGCTTTTTTTCATGGAACATAATTGAGATTCATccctgttgtagcatgtatctGTTCACTCCTTTTATTGCCGAATAGTATtacattatatggatataccaaattttgtttacccattcatcgactgatgaatatttgggttgtttctacctgtTGGCTATTAGGAAAatttctgctatgaacattcgtggtcaagtctttgtgtggatatatatttcatttctcttaggtagatACCAAGAGCAGAATGGCTAGGTTATATGGCAAAGtagatgtaccattttacattctcaccagcaatttGTGAAAGTTCTAATTCCTCCATACCTTCACCAacactttcttttaaattatagacACTATAGTAGGTGTTTAGTGGTATCCCATTGCAGTTTACTTTACATTTCCCCAATAGCTCGTgatggcaataaaaagaaacatagagTTAAACAAAAGGAGCAGACacaggaatatgtcccaaatgaaagaactagacaaagccacacacacaaaaaaagagctaaacaaaacagagataagcaatatgctaGATAGAGAATTAAAAGTAgaagtcataaagatactcaatgGACCCAAGAGAAGAGTtttcagtgagaacttcaacaaagagacaggaaatataaaaaagaaccagtcacAACAGAATacataactgaaattaaaaatacaccacaagggaatcaacagcagattagaggatgcagaagaatgggtCAATAATCTGGAAGACAGGATAATGAAAGCAAccaaggcaaagagaaaagagaatatttaaaaatgaggataggttaaggGATATCTGCaacatcatcaagcataataacattcacactATAGAGGCCCCAGAAGAAAGAGACGTAAGGGGGCAGAAaacctatttgaagaaataatagctgaaagttTTCCTAATCTACGGAATGAAACAGCcaagatccaggaggcacagagagcccctaaCAAGATGAACCAAGGAGATCCACACCTagacatataataattaaagTCACAAAGGTTaaggataaagagagaatcttaagagcaggaggagaaaacagttacatacaagggaaactccataaggttgtgagctgatttttcagcagaaactttgcaggccagactGGCgtgatatattcaaggtgctgaaaggaaaaaacctacaaccaagaacactctacccagcaaggctatcattcagaattggaggagagaaagaatttcccaaacaaacaaaagttaagaattcatcaccac includes:
- the SAXO1 gene encoding stabilizer of axonemal microtubules 1, whose amino-acid sequence is MEGLTTSRRDFGPHKVLPVKFYQPDQFVPSEENMDLLTTYKQDYNPYPVCRMDPIKPRDSKYPCGDKMECLPTYKADYLPWNQPRRELLRPEHHYRPASTRFDSRTTHQDDYSVKGQVNTMSCKPLAMPKLCNIPLEDLTNYKMSYVAHPMEKRFVYEAEKFRPCEIPFESLTTHKESYRGLMGEPAKSLKPAARPCGLDTPFSNTTEFRDKYQAWPTPQMFSKIPVTYVPPEEKMDLLTTVQAHYTYPKGAPAQSCRPVLSVKKGGSRFEGSTTTKDDYKQWPGMRPELVKPVPQLNIPTEPLDCLTTTRAHYVPHPPINTKSCKPPWAGPQGNMPVEGQTTYSISYTPKDMGRCLASYAEPPGYIFEETDALGHRIYRPVSQTGSLRSSRSSVGDSENPNQRQLAVSA